One Bacteroidota bacterium DNA segment encodes these proteins:
- a CDS encoding RES domain-containing protein → MNIKPYVDGQDVKVFQQYFLEQYMHAFGHNVLPFMFTEQKLFDSYFRLRRLDEIKNLNAISEYGHPSVADCKRIGRANLPFNPVFYCSHFPKIAVEEMKKWNGLGKKYALAKWTKRAKFTTFKHMPTFSSRPEFRQHAVSIVNKNVSGKQDDRDNMLEFLLFLGDEFLSENDYSVSASFAHQLIYNGQIDVLSYPSVIDLSGINFAFSPRVFAEKKLVLDRVYIIEPKSGNDITILRVGIFGNNTPYWYNVGELDRQGEIIMTMYSDFSGAKKVE, encoded by the coding sequence TTGAACATTAAACCTTACGTGGACGGGCAAGATGTAAAGGTTTTTCAACAATACTTTCTTGAGCAATACATGCACGCATTTGGACATAATGTGTTGCCCTTCATGTTTACTGAACAAAAGCTTTTCGATTCATATTTCAGACTACGAAGACTGGATGAAATTAAAAATCTAAATGCAATTAGTGAATATGGACATCCGTCAGTTGCAGATTGCAAAAGGATTGGCAGAGCAAATTTGCCTTTTAATCCAGTATTCTACTGTTCGCATTTCCCTAAGATCGCCGTTGAAGAAATGAAAAAATGGAACGGATTGGGAAAAAAATATGCTTTAGCCAAATGGACGAAGAGAGCAAAATTTACAACGTTTAAGCATATGCCAACTTTTAGTAGTCGTCCAGAATTCAGGCAACACGCTGTTAGTATAGTGAATAAAAACGTGTCTGGAAAGCAGGATGATCGTGATAATATGCTTGAATTTTTGCTTTTTCTCGGGGACGAATTTCTTTCTGAAAATGACTATTCTGTGTCAGCAAGTTTTGCTCATCAATTAATATACAATGGACAAATAGATGTGTTAAGCTATCCAAGTGTAATTGATCTGTCGGGAATTAATTTTGCGTTTTCGCCACGTGTTTTCGCGGAAAAAAAACTTGTTTTAGATCGCGTTTATATAATCGAACCTAAGTCTGGAAATGACATTACAATATTACGTGTAGGAATTTTTGGCAACAATACTCCATACTGGTATAACGTTGGGGAACTTGACAGACAGGGGGAAATAATCATGACTATGTATTCAGATTTCTCAGGAGCTAAAAAAGTGGAATAA
- a CDS encoding bifunctional 3,4-dihydroxy-2-butanone-4-phosphate synthase/GTP cyclohydrolase II, translated as MLNSIEEAIAEIKAGKVVIVVDDEDRENEGDFIAAAQHVTPEVINFFATHGRGLICASITDERADELGLELMVSENSSAYETSFTVSIDLKGHGCTTGISAHDRSKTIKALIDPSIKPEEFGKPGHIFPLRAKKEGVLRRAGHTEATIDLARMAGFEPAGALVEIMNEDGSMARLPELLEIAKKFQLKIISIKDLIEYRLRTESNISKEVEIELPTEFGDFKMVAYTHLPTGQPHLAIYKGEWKKNEPVLVRVHSSCMTGDIFGSCRCDCGPQLHKAMDLIQKEGKGLIVYMNQEGRGIGLLNKLKAYKLQEEGRDTVEANTDLGFRADERDYGVGAQIIRDLGITKLKLMTNNPTKRVGLLGYGLEIVENIPLEIRSNKYNRLYLETKRDKLGHVLKLDEMD; from the coding sequence GTGCTGAATTCCATTGAAGAAGCCATTGCGGAGATCAAAGCCGGGAAAGTGGTGATCGTTGTTGACGATGAGGATCGTGAGAACGAAGGCGATTTTATTGCAGCTGCACAACATGTTACTCCCGAAGTGATCAATTTTTTTGCTACGCACGGGCGCGGGCTCATCTGCGCATCCATCACCGACGAGCGCGCAGATGAACTCGGACTTGAATTAATGGTGAGTGAAAATTCTTCTGCTTATGAAACTTCATTCACCGTTTCCATCGATCTGAAAGGTCATGGATGCACCACAGGAATTTCTGCTCACGATCGTTCTAAAACAATTAAAGCGCTCATCGATCCTTCCATCAAACCGGAAGAATTCGGAAAGCCCGGACACATTTTTCCATTGCGTGCGAAAAAAGAAGGAGTGCTTCGCCGGGCAGGACATACTGAAGCGACGATTGATCTCGCGCGCATGGCCGGGTTCGAACCTGCAGGAGCGCTCGTGGAGATCATGAATGAAGACGGAAGCATGGCACGTTTACCCGAGTTGCTGGAGATCGCTAAAAAATTTCAGCTGAAAATTATTTCCATTAAAGATCTTATCGAATACCGCCTCCGCACAGAAAGCAACATCAGTAAAGAAGTGGAAATAGAATTGCCAACTGAGTTCGGTGATTTTAAAATGGTTGCTTACACTCATCTTCCAACCGGGCAACCGCATCTCGCGATCTACAAAGGAGAATGGAAAAAAAATGAACCGGTCCTCGTGCGCGTGCACAGTTCCTGCATGACGGGAGATATTTTCGGATCGTGCCGGTGTGATTGCGGCCCGCAGTTGCACAAGGCGATGGACTTAATTCAGAAAGAAGGAAAAGGCCTCATCGTTTACATGAACCAGGAAGGAAGAGGTATCGGGCTGCTGAATAAATTGAAAGCTTACAAATTGCAGGAAGAAGGAAGAGACACTGTGGAAGCAAATACTGATCTTGGTTTCCGCGCCGATGAAAGAGATTATGGCGTGGGCGCACAGATTATCCGCGATCTCGGCATTACCAAATTAAAATTAATGACGAATAATCCGACGAAACGTGTTGGGCTTCTCGGTTACGGATTGGAGATCGTAGAAAATATTCCGCTGGAGATCCGATCGAATAAATACAATCGCCTTTATCTCGAAACAAAAAGAGACAAACTCGGGCATGTGCTGAAACTGGATGAAATGGATTGA